In one window of Solanum pennellii chromosome 2, SPENNV200 DNA:
- the LOC107008881 gene encoding nuclear transport factor 2B-like: MDPDAVAKAFVDYYYTTFDTNRAGLASVYQESSVLSFEGQKYQGTQSISGKLTGLPFQQCKHQINTVDCQPSGAAGGMLVFVSGNLSLPGEQHALKFSQMFHLIPTQGGSFYVQNDIFRLNYA, translated from the exons ATGGATCCCGACGCCGTAGCGAAGGCATTTGTGGACTACTACTACACCACCTTCGACACCAATCGGGCCGGACTTGCTAGCGTCTACCAGGAAAGCTCTGTACTGTCTTTTGAGGGTCAGAAGTATCAGGGGACTCAAAGTATCTCCGGTAAGCTCACCGGTCTACCTTTCCAGCAGTGCAAGCACCAGATCAACACCGTTGATTGTCAGCCCTCTGGTGCTGCCGGGGGAATGCTTGTCTTTGTCAGCGGCAATCTCAGCCTTCCAGGCGAACAACACGCCCTCAAGTTCAGTCAG ATGTTTCACTTGATTCCAACACAAGGAGGAAGTTTCTACGTGCAGAATGACATATTTCGCTTGAACTATGCTTGA
- the LOC107010469 gene encoding uncharacterized protein LOC107010469 produces MNDWAGPIIATALFGFLSPGLLFQMPGKITPVDFMNMKTSWVSVLVHALLFGLILILLLVNFNLHLYV; encoded by the coding sequence atgaatgattGGGCTGGTCCGATTATAGCAACAGCACTATTTGGATTTCTATCTCCAGGATTATTGTTTCAAATGCCAGGGAAGATTACACCAGTTGATTTCATGAACATGAAGACCAGTTGGGTTTCTGTATTGGTTCATGCTCTCCTCTTTGGTTTGATCCTTATTCTTCTACTTGTTAATTTCAATCTACATCTctatgtttaa
- the LOC107010580 gene encoding uncharacterized protein LOC107010580 yields MGTDWAPSVIAVGLFILLSPGLLFQLPSRTRFCEFGNMYTSGIAVLVHAILYFCIFTLLTVAFNLHIWSDFSFPPIKI; encoded by the coding sequence atggGAACAGATTGGGCGCCATCAGTGATCGCTGTTGGATTGTTCATATTATTATCGCCAGGATTGTTATTCCAGTTGCCATCAAGAACAAGATTTTGCGAATTCGGAAATATGTACACAAGCGGCATTGCAGTACTTGTTCATGCCATATTGTACTTTTGTATATTTACACTTTTAACTGTCGCCTTTAATCTTCACATATGGTCCGATTTTTCATTCCCTCCTATTAAGATTtag